The following coding sequences are from one Novosphingobium sp. KACC 22771 window:
- a CDS encoding tail tape measure protein: protein MANTFNSGGSDTVQSLLIDVRASTQGFAQDISAMRSGFDTTLLPGFTQAGSTLDTALTQALKRGSSGFGDLRTTALKALADIAASASSSLLSGALGLETSSSATSGLSSLIGSILGLPGRATGGPVSPGQAYLVGERGPELFVPTSAGSVAPNGALNAPSRNVNVSIQLSGSSGDAPGAMQRSSRQVASAVRRALSQS from the coding sequence ATGGCTAATACTTTCAATTCCGGCGGATCGGATACTGTCCAGAGCCTGCTCATCGATGTGCGCGCCAGCACGCAGGGCTTTGCGCAAGACATTTCCGCCATGCGCAGCGGCTTTGACACCACGCTGCTGCCCGGATTTACGCAGGCGGGCTCGACGCTCGACACGGCGCTGACGCAGGCGTTGAAACGCGGCAGCAGCGGATTTGGCGACCTGCGCACCACCGCGCTCAAGGCGCTGGCCGATATTGCCGCCAGCGCGTCGAGCAGCCTGTTGTCCGGCGCGCTCGGGCTGGAGACCAGTTCGAGCGCGACCTCGGGGCTTTCCTCGCTGATCGGCTCGATCCTGGGCCTGCCCGGGCGGGCGACCGGGGGGCCGGTCTCGCCGGGTCAGGCCTATCTGGTGGGCGAGCGCGGGCCGGAACTGTTCGTGCCGACCTCGGCCGGATCGGTTGCCCCGAATGGCGCGCTCAATGCGCCCTCGCGCAATGTGAACGTGTCGATCCAGCTGAGTGGCAGCAGCGGCGATGCGCCCGGCGCCATGCAGCGGTCCAGCCGTCAGGTCGCCAGCGCGGTGCGCCGCGCTCTCAGCCAATCCTGA